One window from the genome of Asterias amurensis chromosome 12, ASM3211899v1 encodes:
- the LOC139945188 gene encoding uncharacterized protein, with protein sequence MSNDHQQHEDSVSGPQQTSAGSGNAGDFAKQPKETNRNNEVHDHIEGSESLEVIESFDDMGLPDELLRGIYAYGFEKPSAIQQLAIKPCCQSKDVIAQAQSGTGKTATFAISILHQIDISRENCQALVLAPTRELATQIQKVFIALGDYLKASCMACIGGTNVANDIAKLKNGVQVVVGTPGRVFDMIGRNALDTTYIRMFVLDEADEMLSRGFKDQIYEVFTQLKHDNLQVILLSATMPDDVLEVTTKFMVNPIRILVKKEELTLEGIKQFYVNVEKEDWKFETLCDLYETLTITQAVIFCNTRRKVDALQEKMKQKDFTVSSLHGDMEQKDRDVIMKEFRSGSSRVLITTDLLARGIDIQQVSLVINYDLPSNRENYIHRIGRGGRFGRKGVAINFVTADDLRALRELQQFYHTVIDEMPMNVADLI encoded by the exons ATGTCAAACGATCATCAACAGCACGAAGATTCTGTGTCAGG ACCTCAGCAAACTTCCGCTGGTTCTGGAAATGCAGGAGACTTTGCCAAACAACCCAAGGAGACCAACCGTAACAATGAAGTGCACGATCATATTGAG GGGAGTGAGTCCCTGGAGGTGATTGAGTCCTTTGATGATATGGGCTTACCTGATGAATTACTCAGAGGTATCTACGCTTATGGTTTTGAGAAACCGTCCGCTATTCAGCAGCTTGCTATTAAGCCATGCTGTCAAA gcAAAGATGTGATTGCTCAGGCCCAATCTGGGACCGGTAAGACGGCAACCTTTGCCATCTCGATCCTTCACCAGATCGATATATCGAGAGAAAACTGCCAAGCTCTGGTCTTGGCTCCTACCAGAGAGTTGGCCACACAG ATCCAGAAGGTCTTCATTGCTCTTGGAGACTACCTGAAGGCCTCCTGCATGGCCTGCATCGGTGGAACCAATGTGGCCAACGATATCGCCAAGCTGAAGAATGGTGTGCAGGTTGTTGTAGGCACCCCTGGCCGTGTGTTTGACATGATCGGCCGCAATGCCTTGG ATACAACCTACATCAGGATGTTTGTCCTCGATGAGGCTGACGAGATGTTGTCAAGAGGCTTCAAAGATCAAATCTACGAGGTCTTCACCCAGCTGAAGCACGACAACCTGCAG GTTATTTTGTTGTCGGCTACAATGCCAGATGATGTACTGGAAGTGACCACCAAGTTTATGGTCAACCCAATCCGCATCCTCGTCAAGAAAGAGGAGCTTACCCTGGAGGGTATCAAGCAGTTCTACGTCAACGTAGAAAAGGAG GACTGGAAGTTTGAAACTCTATGTGACTTGTACGAGACACTGACCATCACACAAGCAGTAATATTCTGCAATACTAGAAGGAAAGTCGACGCCCTTCAAGAGAAGATGAAGCAAAAGGACTTCACCGTCTCCAGCTTG caCGGAGACATGGAACAGAAGGATCGTGATGTGATCATGAAAGAGTTCCGTTCAGGCTCTAGCCGTGTCCTGATCACTACTGACCTGCTGGCTAGAGGTATTGACATCCAGCAGGTGTCTCTGGTCATCAATTATGACCTTCCCTCTAACAGGGAGAACTACATTCACAG GATTGGTCGTGGTGGCCGATTCGGCCGTAAGGGTGTGGCCATCAATTTTGTGACAGCAGATGATCTGCGAGCTTTGCGCGAGTTGCAACAGTTTTATCATACGGTGATCGACGAGATGCCGATGAATGTGGCCGATctgatttaa